In Motacilla alba alba isolate MOTALB_02 chromosome 2, Motacilla_alba_V1.0_pri, whole genome shotgun sequence, the DNA window TTGCCTTTGACCAAGGAAATGGCAGGCAAGTTTAGGTTGGTGAAAGTCATGGCAGaagcaggaatattttaagATATGGACAGGAGAATGATTTACGATGGGGAAGGTCATATGTAGCCTTGAAGTTTGTCAGCCTCTTTGCATGAGTCTTGTCAGTGTGGGGGAAGTTCCCAGTTTCCCACTTGGAAAGCAGGACAAACTACCTCCCATGTTTTACCTCCCAAGGTTGTGAGTGAGACATGGGCCACAGTTTACATCCCATCAGCTTCCTTGTCCCATTTTATATCCTCCTTCACTGTTCAGTTTGGCTAGGGGCATTTAGCTTGACTGTGTTTCCATGCATGCAGACTAAATGATGCTCTCAAGAAGTGGGAACGTTGCTCAGATGCTTTTTACCATGCTGAGACACTTCTTATTATGCAACCTTTGAATGCCACAATGTCAGCGGTGGGTGAAGTTATTGCTGTCTGGTGCAATTGTGTAgtgcaaaaattaaaactgtaaatTGTTTTGGTTTCGACCCTATTTTATGTAAACTTCGCATCCTCCCCAAAAGAATGTGAGGACTGCAAAGAGAAACATGCAGGAGTTGGGAAACAGAGAAGGGTCTGGTCTTGTTTTTGTGCATCATCTCTTCAATTGCATGAATTATGCAATGTTTTCTACTAGCTTCCCGTCTTTCTGATGGCACAGGATGAACAGTGTTAGGGACTAGCATCAGATTTGTGAAGTAGAAGATGTCTGTGTTCAAAGACACCCaagcctttctttttgcagGAAATGGAAGCAGCATCATGAATGAAACAAGGAATTACAGATGGAAAGATGAAGCtattcccttccttttctctagAGTTACTGCATAACAGTAGCCTGTAGCCAAGTATTTGAGCTGAGATATTGAAGGGAAGCCTCTAATAATGAATGCAGAGTTTTGGAGGGTTTAGAAAGTGACCCCGGTAAGTCCTTTGCAAAAGATGCAGAGCACGCATGATGATGATTTGAGACATGCTTTGAACAACTTCTCATCTGACTGGTAGTGCAAAGTACCCTGGAGAAGTTAactttctgctgtttccagctgAGTATTAAGGATCAGCTGATACTTCTGAGAAGTTAactttctgctgtttccagctgAGTATTAAGGATCAGCTGATACTTCtgataattttgattttctttttctggttttgtgcacAGTTAAAAGGTAAGGACCATACCACCTCCTTTTTGAGGGTAGGGAAGCAATGTCACAGTACTGGTGGTAGACCAGACCACTGTAAAAAGAAACTAGATGAAAGTGTCCATATAAGTGTTTACCATCTCTCCTCAGAGCTTGGCTTGGTCACTTCATATTCATTAGAAGATTGGTTTTAAATCCTTATTAACTGTCCATGCTGGTGACTTCACCTTCTAGCCTCTCAAGCTCATTGAGCTCCACACCTCTCCTTATCTGTGCCTTACTCTTTtgctcctctgctttttcttttcactacTTTTTGGGAGAAACTGTGCCTTATGGAGGGTGATCCTCTCAGTTCTGCACTTGGGACCATGTACTTCCCCCTTCACCCCCATGTCCCACTTAAGCTCTGTGTGTTGCCATGGAGAAACATCTGTGAGGATGGCAGATACCACATTTAACCAGTACAGAGGAAGGCTCTACCACATTCATGCAGAAGTGAATCTATCCGGCCTGTGCAAACAGACTTTTTTCAAAGGCTTAAAACTTAGCCAAATCTGGGCAACTTTTAGTAAAAACTTTTCCCATGCCAAAGTTTTAAGTCCTTTCTCCAAAACATGGAGGCACTGGAGCTTTTTAATGAaacagctatttaaaaaaaaaagaaacaaaacaaaactaggAATAATAACATGTTTTTCTCTCAGTTGTTCTCAGAAAAGTTGTTCTGTTGTTCTCAGAAATGGCTGAACCAGTTCAgcctgatttatttattttggaaagaatCAGCTGAGACAAACTTTTAGCATGGGAAATTTCAGCCCAATTGGTTAGCGTTTCTCAAAGTTTGGCAAGGTTTAATGCAAGTGGAAATGTTCTTATGCTGAGAAGTCAAAGGCAAGTTTACATATCAGCAATGTTCTTTGCTTGGGATAGAAAAAGACTGTATGTATAtattaattgctttttcttaatGTTTCAGGTTCTTTGAGTATATATTGCTCTACAAAGATGCAGTGATGTTTCAGATTGAGCAAGTTACAAAGCTTTGCTCGAAGATTGCTCTGACAGAGCCATGGGATCCGTATGATATTCCTGCCAATTCAACTTATGAAGATCAGTACTACATTGGGGGACCTGGAGATGAAGTTATGGTACAGGAATGGTCTGACAGAAAACCAGCCAGGAAATGTACGTgcatgcttttgttttattttaataataatcaATGTCTGTGCTggacagggaaaaataaaattattcatgttTCACCCTGGCTTTCCATATTTCTATAGAGTTCTCTGGAAGAAGTAATGAAAATGCCCTGTGCACAGAATATCAttttaataacaatttttttttaggaaaattgCATATTTCAGCAGGATTAAGTATGTTCAGAGGACTTGATTGTGTTGTATTTGGTATCATACAGAGTTTGGCATGGAACAGAGTCATTTCGTGTCTGAATCTGGCAGCCTGTACCCAAAATTTATCTAGAGAAGAATTGGTACTATAATTATGGGCACACTCAAACTAGAGTCTGTGTAACAGAAACAGAGCAGGTGTCAGTGTTTGTCTACAGCCATGTAGTACAGCAGTGTGGTTCTGCAACCATTGAAATCCTTAATATGTGACTAAATTTTGTTGTCCTCTGTACTGATAAGAAATATCTTCTCACCAAGGCTAGTTCTGCACTTGGCAGCTGAACACTTGCATCAAAAAATAAAGGAGGCTGAAGTTTCCAATGTATAGTATGCTAGATTTTGAATGCACAGAAGTTTATTAGCCCTTTGGCTTCAAATTTCATCTATGGTTTATTGGTGACCCAGAcaactataaaaataattttaaaacctcCATGAAATTTATGGGACTATTCAGCTAATGCAATACTTATACTTACGGACATCTAATATATAGGCCGGTTACAAACTTGAGCGTTTCGctggaggaaaatatttctttcttgaatAAAAGTAGAACAAATGAAGTAGAGAATGAAGGATAAGATCATTAGACCTCTGTAACTAGGTTGATATATCCTCTGGTATTCTGCAAGAGGCAAATTATCACTCACtccaatactttttttttgagatatttttgtggaattttaCATCCAGATACATTCAAATAATGATGTGTGATTTTTATCCTGTATTATTTTGTATCTCCAGTGCTGTTCTGTATGATCATTCATAAGCCTAATGTCTGAAAGTTGCCTATCTACCTGTCAGCTAATATTGGTTTGAATggtaaaaattatatttcttttacaATTATAAAACTTTTAGGGGAGATACAGGCTACTTTGGTGGCATCATATTTAACCAtgattttttattctaaattctGAGAGAGGGCTTGTTTAGTAAAAGGTTGCCTCTGTTTCTGTGTACTCAAAACCATATTAATTAAGGTCACAATGTTTTTGGTATATTAGCGTGCTCAAAAGAGGTATATTCAAATATTGCTTAGCTTGCCACCCTTTCTTTGAATACAGTATAAGTGTGTTTCATGTCACCATTTATTTCTGGTAATGTGATTGTGCTACAGCCTATGACACAAAACTGAAAGTACTGAAAATAAGTGTGTGTGATTGCTGCTGGATGGGAGAAAATAAGTGTTCTTGGGACTAGAAAAATTCGTTACAGACATTCCTCAGAGGAACTGATTTATGATCAGTAGGTAATTTTAACATCATGACTTTCTCCTATCAAGAGATCTGAAATGCATAAAACAACAGGATGGAGTATGATTGAAGGGGTAAAGAAtgatcacagaaataaaataataaaaagagagataaataataaaagagagATAAAAGCAAAGGGCATTCAGAGGATACCACTTCAGTGCTATTACTGCCACTGCCTAAACAGCATAGTGGAAAAGGTAGCGGTGATGACAGAGAACAGAGGGGAAGTAGAGTGAGGGAACACCTCTGAGGTTAGCACACTGTGGAATTAAGCTGAAGTTAAAAAAGGGACTCAGACTTGCTACATCACATTCTGGGGGAGATCAGCGTTGAGAGTAGTCTTGAGATAATGAATCGCTAGAAGTGTTTGAAAAGaataggaatttttaaaaaatagaattataaTGAGAATCTGAACAGACAATGTTAAACAGAAGCAATGAGTTAAAAGAGACTGACATCATCATGACCCATTCAGCTTGTCTTGTCACCTAAAGTAGTCACATTTCTGGTTTGTTGCAGTGGAATCCTGGGTCGGCGTTTACACCGTCAAAGACTGTTACCCAGTGCAGGAAACCTACACCAAGAACTACAGCGTGACAACCTCCACTCGCTTCTTTGACATCCACCCGGGCATCGCAGACCCCTCCGTGTTCACCCCACCCAGCACCTGCCAGACAGCCCAACTGAGGAGGATGAAAGATGAATGCTGAGTATGGACAGTGGCTGCCCTGGGCAAACACATATTAGCCAAGAGGATGGTTATTAGTAGTCAGTTATTGACATCTAAGCTGATTTTTCAAGCTAATTTCTCTCTTTGGAATTTGTAAGTTTTCGCTTGAGAGAACATAAGCATATAACTGagtaaaatatataaaacaaaagatGCCTTTTGATCACAATAATCTGCTCAGTGATGCACTTGCAGTATTATATAGTTACCACTGAGGTAATATTTCTAGATACTATTTATTTAATGTCgattttccttttgcaaagatttcattatttattttttcaagaagaCAAAGCATAGGCAGACAGCAGCAATGGTACTGTCTAGAAGAAAAAGCTAAATTTTGGTGTCACTCTTCTTGTTACTTCTGGAGACTGGAAAGGAAAGATGACCTCTGTAAAACCTCATCCCTaagtgaaaaatacaattttaaattatacGCATCAAAATTGTGTAAATTtgttcttttggttttattttactttatgttctgttttggttgttttttgtggttttttctgcTCTTGAGGAAGCTGGTAGTCAATTTTTGAGCTaagttttgttctttctgaaaagaaactggagtagatttatttatttgctgacATGCAAAATACTTTCCTGTTTCTTGGGAGAATGGTGTGaacagaagggaaggagggagatgTACACCTTCAAAAAGAAGTAAGCCAAAGTTTTTCGTGCATCTCCATTTTGGAGAAGGCTTCCAGTAGGGTGTGGTGAGACAGTTTTTATCAAATTTTACTTCAGCACTCACTTTTTAAGGCAATACTAGTTTTAACCTATGGAAAGGGATTAAACAGTTCTACACTCCAAACGGCTTTAATGTTTTGTAACTACTTTCAACAGTCTTTACTCAGGGTGTGGAAACACCTTCATAATTCCAGGGAggtttgaaaaaacaaaagctgttctTTGTGCATAGTTAGTAAAGGCTGAATCAGCATTCACACTGTGTCTGGTGGTCGGGATGGAGAGAAAGACAGAACCTGTGACCTGTGTAGAGAGGTGAGAGGGAGGAATGGGAGGCACAGATTTTAGATGTGTGGTGTGGCAGTGAGGCACAACAATTTGAACAGATCCATTGATGCctgtttcatttgctgtttcatCAGCATCTCAATCTGATTATCTCCACATAACCAAAAAAGTGCAGGGAGTGCACATGTTTTGCATTAGAAAATTCAAACCAAATCTTCATGCACCTTTGATACTCTGAGAAGCATGATGGGTTTTGCATGTTTACCAAATGAGATTAAATGGTTTATTCTGTAAGGTGTGCATTTTATTTACtacttgcaaaaaaatttaaagacaGATTCTTGTCCTCTTACACATGTTGGGTAGTTGTTTGCTCCAGAAGTCATCTGGCTGTAAACGGATATAAACACTGGGAAGTTTGGTGTCTCCAGAGGAGAGATGGTGGGCAGGCTTTTAGTGCTTTATAGACTCATAGCTTTTTGTACGTAAGCAAGTGGGACagtggttgtttttctttcacagttgTGGTCCGAATGGCATTTTACTTTGCCCCATGCCTAATGAAAGCACATATACATACCGGTTAAAATTTAGCTAGTTCATTAAAAATTTCTCTTGGAGAGCGCCATTTCACTGAAACACACTAGTGGAGAGAAGGATTGGGTTTCCTTGAATTTAGAGTGCATTTATTCTGTACTCgccttctgtattttttgtgtgaCACTCTAAATGCTAACTGCATATTGTTCTCATTAGGACAATGATTAGCATGCATTTCTTACTATGTGTCCTGTTAGAATCtggaaaaatataataaatctGGCTAGCAAGCATGAAGCTGTGGTACTGAATCCTTTGGGATGGCTTTGTTGCGGTCGAGCAGCTAGCTGGGTAATCAGGGTGTCTGTATTATGTTCTGCTGACAGTGTTGCAGTTTCTAGCAATAGCATTAAGCATTCCTTTAAATATGAATTTGCAAATTTGCAGAAGTCTGCTACACAAAAGACTCTAAAATTTTTGCCCTGACTTGCAGGGCAATTTTATATGGCTAAATATGTTCCTCTAAAACAATGCTGTTGTCTTCATATTTATGCTCTACAAATCCAATGCAGAGAGTTGTCAAAGAGATACCAAGCAGCAAAATTTAGGATTACATATTTTGAATTAGCCACAAACCAAATATGAAGCACAACATGCGTATGCCTGGTTTGTTATCTTTATTGTGATGTGCTTTGGTTTGTTGTCATGTACCACAAGAGACATCTTGTCTTCAAGCAGTTATACCAGTGACTCAATGAGAAGGAGCATAAAAGGAATATAAGGTAGCTATATAGTATGCTGCCACAATTGAATAAAAATGGGGGGTTCATGTGTCTGATACTCTGGGAAACTTGTTTATCACAGTTACTtggtaaaaaattaatttgtatagtaataataatatattgTATTCTACGGGTGTACAGCAACAGAACCTGGTAGCTGGATAGTGTGTGAGGCAAAGCTGATTTTGTGAGATTTCCAGTGtttcctggtttcagctgggcAGAAATAGTGCAAACATAGATGTGCCTGccatatttttgtgtttctgcttgGAGTCTTCTCTGAAAGCAGGATGTGTAGAAGCACAACATTGTTTAATTTAAAGTTAACCAAACATTCCTGAACCTCAAAGAAAGGTTTAGTTTGAGTTTGGGGAGGAGATCTGAGCATTTGGTTCATTTCCTATTTTAACAGTTTGCATAACTCTAGTATTAGGGACAGATTTTGCTGCCTCAAGCCATGCTGCACACCATGGAAGTGCTGCCATTTACCAGGGAATGCCAACTTTCATGAAGAACCTAGGAAGAAACACAATAATCCATTGTCAAAGTCAATTTTAGTCAAGAAATCTCTACACATTCTTATTTTGGGACATTAACAAAATCGGTGTACTTCTCACCTTGAAGTTAATTACATTTTAGTGCTTACACTTACTCCTTGCAAACTCGCATCTCTTTTCCCACTACGCTTTACTTCCTAACGTCAGTGAAGTCCACTTCCAAAAAGTTTGCAACCTTCacttgcatttatttcagtagGAATTGAGCATCTAAATACCTGATGGATCTGAGCTGGACTCGACCTATTTATTTTGCCAGCAGTTCTATCTCGGGGcaagggcagtgccagccatATGTGAGCAACATACACTGAACTACATGTGGGTGTCCAACAGAGAGACCAGAGTTGGCTCATGTGCAATTGCTGCTGTCCCAAAACACCAGCTGATGAGAGGTCTTGGCATGTCTGTTGTATCACATCCTGAAGCTTCTGCATCCTTGGCCACAAACTGATGCTGAAGGCAAACTGCATGATGTTCCCACATGACAGAAAGGCACATCACAGGATCATCAGTAGCTTACTCCCTAGCTATAAGGAATAAAGATTTCAAAAGGGCACCCAAGTCAAATAGACAGAGGTCCCTGACTATAAAGATTTGTAGGTCACAGTATTTCCAGGAGGCTGAATGTATCTCAGACACTTAAGAGATTTGGTCTTCACATATGCACTTTGGCATAGGAACAAATGGAGCAAGCTTGGAAAACTTTTTAAACAATCCTGAGCACTTACTGCTTTATAAAGGGAGAGATACAAAACTTATGATCCAATTAGAAGTCCCGGAAAACTGTCAGAAATGTAGGACAAGATGCTGCTCTGAAGATGGTAGAGGAAATTTCCAAACACTACTTAGATTCAACATGCGCCAGGGTAAAGATCCATGTGGTGTGGTATGGCTATTTCAGCATAGAGCCCAAAGCTTCATCCTGAGTGAAGTGATGCACATAGCTGCAGTATGatattttgtttgaaacaaagacaaataGCCCAGTACTACACATTTTGCAAGCATGAATGTGTGACTGATGACCTCCATGTCTATCTACAAGAATGTGTGTGTCTTTAAAAgagtgctgcctgctgcctttGAAGACTGAAGAATTAATCTTCTCACCACTATATCCATAGAAATCTACTTCAGACTCCTTTCTTTCCCACCCCAGAAGGTGGGAACAGTAATTCTGCTTTCCACCTGCTCTTGCCTTCCTGATTGTGTTAACTCTGGGCCAGCATCACTGCCTCCACCCCTGGGGCCCTCAGAGGCCTGGAGGCATTGGGGCAGTAGCACCAATGTCATGAAGGgttcccagcccctgccttACAACGTGGAATAACAAttacgtgtgtgtgtgtgtcaccaTTCTGGGCTTACCCTTTGTGCCCCTGCACGCTCACTCCGTGCACGGGGGTGTTGCTCAGGCCCTCAGCACCCGGCCGTCACCATTAATGTGGCTCAGCTCAGGCTTCCATGACGCCAGGCAAAGGGGCTGAtgagaagaagggaaggagaggaaatgaaaggaaaacctGCTGGGCTCACCCTGCTCCCCGCCAAGGTTTTTCCCACGCTTGCCAGGGCTGATAAACAGCTTTGACGTtcctgaaacagcagcagctgagttgCCAGCTCTTCGTCACTGCCCATGTCACACTGAAGGAGAGGGTTGGGTTTCACCCTCTGCACTAAAATTATCCTTCAGGCCAGGCCAGTgactcagttttgttttccatggagAATGCATGCCTGCTCCCATCACCTCTGCCCCTGCCATCCTGGCCTGTCTGGCTGGGTTTGCCTCCTGGCCCAGTCCAGCAGTCTGTGACAGCCCCTGTGTGGCCAGACAGTGCCCTTCAGCCTGTCCCCACTGCCCCATCTTCATTCTTCAGATCTGTCAGGGACCTTGGTGTCCACATGGGCCAGGTCTGCCCACACATGGGCCAGGTCTTCTCTGCTTTCCTATAGGGCTTTTGAAGTTGCGGGAAAAGTCCTTCCTATCTTTCCATTGCCTTgccattttgaaattatttatgtggtttcttctccctttttttgaATGTGAGCTGTTAATTTGATGGGAGGATTTTTCATATGAGtgttggatttggggtttttttaccacAGAGTTGGTGCCATGTAGCCACCTTTGTTTATTGCTACAATACCTCATAATCAGTGACTTGTATAAAGGACATTCTTGATGCTGGCAGCAGTTTGCACTGCAAGAGCTCAGGCGGTGGAAATGCTGAAAGGTAATGACAAGTGACAGCAGGGATACCCTTACTGGTGGCCCGAGTGACTACCAGCTATGATAACTGTTAAaactctgggctctgcagagtcTGTAGACACTTAACCCCAGGAAATACACCACATCTCTCCAAAGGAGATGGGGAACTATGCTGGGCAGCCCAcattgcttttgctttattaaaGTAAGATGCTGTACTAAATCTTGTATGCATGACCGTAATTCATTCTTGAGAAGTTGCTtcacagagagacagaaaacaagatGTTTTCTCCTAGCCTTCTTCTACAGAAATAATGTAAAAGTTATTTGCCAAAAATGTTCACTTTTgaattaaagaaattttatttagaaagcTCCAAAGATTTGGAACAAACATTTTATCTATAAAGCAATATATAgctttaatgtaatttttttagcCTCAGAACTTCTactttaaagtaaataaataacacaGCTTGTCAGAAGGACTAAACTCTGAATAATCCCTCTCAGCT includes these proteins:
- the EPDR1 gene encoding mammalian ependymin-related protein 1; this encodes MRVWRRAAPAPRHSLPARLRAVRGGRAPTERGAERSMARPAAGRQLRPGPGPPLRLLLLLGVLLLRGGAAAAGAEPCQAPRQWEGRTVFYEHGSGRNTRAAVSYDGPNQRLRILEERKALIPCKKFFEYILLYKDAVMFQIEQVTKLCSKIALTEPWDPYDIPANSTYEDQYYIGGPGDEVMVQEWSDRKPARKLESWVGVYTVKDCYPVQETYTKNYSVTTSTRFFDIHPGIADPSVFTPPSTCQTAQLRRMKDEC